In Vibrio sp. 10N, the following proteins share a genomic window:
- a CDS encoding ISL3 family transposase has translation MSNNTFLSSFWEGFEVIKSHKTDSLITITLKPDSTAHCQCGRSSDSIHDYQWRVLKETMMFDIPVELLVQTRRINCPDCGVKTEAIPWVAPYARITNRLKGYIEKLLPLLPIKHISELTGVHWHTIKEIDKQRLKRVVPTVPWSDLRQLVMDEFAIFKGHRYATVIADAQTHQVLWIGIGRSRKDIRPFFEELGDNAVNIEVVAMDMNTAFDLEVQAHCPNARIVYDMFHVVAKFGREVMDRVRVDQANQLKTDKKARRWIKRSRWVLLKNRENLNVKQQSYLDEILSINRDLMITHLLGAQLKELWYCDSEEHAKGLWEVWWQQVNESGIQPLINFARKLKPYLHGIVASASYHLNTCTLEGINNKIKLIKRMGYGYRDTDYFFLKIKAAFPGKPR, from the coding sequence ATGTCGAATAATACTTTCCTATCTTCCTTCTGGGAAGGCTTTGAAGTCATAAAGTCCCACAAAACTGACTCCTTAATTACAATCACCTTGAAGCCTGACTCTACCGCTCACTGCCAATGCGGTCGCTCATCCGACTCTATTCATGACTACCAATGGCGAGTGCTAAAAGAAACAATGATGTTCGATATTCCTGTTGAGCTTTTGGTACAAACTCGACGGATAAACTGTCCTGACTGTGGCGTAAAAACGGAAGCTATACCATGGGTTGCACCATATGCTCGAATCACAAATCGCTTGAAGGGCTATATTGAAAAGTTACTGCCCCTATTGCCTATCAAGCATATCTCCGAGCTGACCGGAGTGCATTGGCATACGATTAAAGAAATTGATAAACAACGTCTTAAGCGAGTTGTGCCAACGGTGCCTTGGAGTGATTTGCGTCAACTTGTTATGGACGAGTTCGCCATCTTCAAGGGGCACAGATATGCGACGGTCATTGCTGATGCTCAAACACACCAAGTGCTTTGGATTGGCATAGGCCGAAGCCGAAAGGACATTCGCCCATTCTTTGAAGAGCTCGGCGACAATGCCGTCAACATTGAAGTTGTGGCAATGGATATGAACACAGCTTTTGACCTTGAAGTGCAGGCGCATTGCCCAAATGCTCGTATTGTCTATGACATGTTTCATGTTGTAGCCAAGTTCGGTCGAGAGGTCATGGATAGGGTTCGTGTAGACCAAGCAAATCAATTAAAAACGGACAAGAAAGCACGTCGTTGGATAAAACGTTCCCGTTGGGTGCTTCTGAAAAACCGAGAGAACTTGAACGTAAAACAACAGAGTTATCTTGATGAAATACTCTCAATCAACCGAGACCTCATGATCACTCATCTGCTTGGAGCTCAACTCAAGGAACTTTGGTATTGTGACTCAGAGGAGCACGCTAAAGGTTTATGGGAAGTATGGTGGCAGCAGGTGAATGAAAGTGGCATACAACCTCTTATTAATTTTGCTAGAAAGCTCAAACCTTACCTTCACGGAATAGTGGCATCAGCTTCATACCATCTGAATACTTGCACCTTGGAAGGTATCAATAACAAGATAAAACTCATCAAGCGAATGGGTTATGGTTACCGAGACACGGACTACTTCTTTCTAAAGATT
- the pdxR gene encoding MocR-like pyridoxine biosynthesis transcription factor PdxR, whose product MLEKYIHIDTAHTLSLQDQIKIGITQAIASGFIDKQTPVTSSRKLAMSLNVSRNTVLRVYEQLNDDGFFISRERRGYFINPDIEFHSQTTKTKPNNTLDWGRYLAEKQEVFDLEPPISEGYPYRFVHGMVDESTFPVAEWRRCSIQCLNKSNSKLWTSVNKDYDDLIEQIRTRVLPRRGIFAQADEIIVTQGSQQSLNLISQLLTTKSTVVGIENPGYPEAYHQLAANNAHMIPLDVDDNGLVVNSDLADCNLVYTTPSNQFPTTVRMPTKRRKALLDAAEQHDVIIIEDDFENEVNFLEADTLALKGEFNSERIIYLSSFSSTIAPGLRLGFMVASPPLIKSAMQLQRKNHCYPPQNNCKTLALFLSLGHCDSLLKKLVSNLRQKWLTMEKALNYYFPQSGAAPSLSGTAFWIDYKHGFDAHRLAELAEKQGILINSGEQYYFSRPSANCFRLSFNSIEETHIREGIRQLSILAKKILPISSVESTRGQRLKGDDIRSVLTQHTLLTSDCFKIPYTITFQADGRMFGVSDRPNDQDEGYWWVENDTLCFQWKEWQFADIRRHLLIKQGKILMRFDAEGNCVSTGVLL is encoded by the coding sequence ATGCTCGAAAAATATATCCACATTGATACTGCTCATACTCTCTCGTTACAAGATCAAATAAAGATAGGTATTACTCAAGCGATTGCGAGCGGGTTTATTGACAAACAGACTCCAGTAACTTCATCTCGTAAATTAGCAATGAGCTTAAATGTGTCTCGAAATACAGTATTAAGAGTCTACGAGCAACTTAATGATGATGGCTTCTTTATTTCTAGAGAACGCCGTGGCTACTTTATCAATCCGGATATAGAGTTTCACTCTCAGACCACTAAAACCAAACCGAATAACACGTTAGATTGGGGACGCTACCTCGCAGAGAAGCAGGAAGTATTTGATTTAGAGCCGCCAATTTCAGAAGGTTATCCCTATCGATTCGTCCACGGAATGGTCGATGAAAGTACCTTCCCCGTCGCGGAATGGCGACGCTGTAGTATCCAGTGTTTGAACAAATCCAACAGCAAATTGTGGACGTCGGTCAACAAAGACTATGACGACTTAATTGAGCAAATTCGCACTCGAGTACTCCCAAGACGCGGAATCTTCGCCCAAGCAGATGAAATTATCGTGACACAGGGCTCACAGCAAAGCCTCAACTTAATTAGCCAACTGCTAACCACGAAAAGCACCGTTGTTGGCATAGAAAACCCTGGCTATCCCGAGGCATACCATCAACTTGCAGCAAACAACGCACACATGATCCCGCTGGATGTGGATGACAATGGTCTGGTGGTTAACTCAGATTTAGCCGACTGTAACCTGGTGTATACAACCCCAAGCAACCAGTTTCCGACCACCGTCCGAATGCCGACTAAACGGCGAAAAGCACTCCTTGATGCGGCAGAACAGCACGATGTCATCATCATTGAAGATGACTTTGAAAACGAAGTGAATTTTTTAGAAGCCGACACCCTTGCGTTAAAAGGTGAGTTTAATTCTGAACGCATCATCTATTTATCGAGTTTTTCTTCCACCATCGCTCCAGGTTTGCGTTTAGGCTTTATGGTTGCATCGCCTCCATTGATTAAAAGCGCCATGCAGTTACAACGTAAAAACCACTGTTACCCGCCTCAAAACAACTGCAAAACGTTAGCGCTATTTTTGAGCCTCGGACATTGCGACTCGTTGTTAAAAAAACTTGTCAGTAATCTGCGTCAAAAGTGGCTGACCATGGAAAAGGCTCTGAACTACTACTTCCCTCAATCTGGGGCTGCCCCTTCACTTTCCGGCACTGCTTTTTGGATAGACTACAAACATGGATTTGACGCACATAGGTTAGCCGAACTTGCCGAAAAACAAGGGATACTGATTAACTCTGGCGAACAGTATTATTTCTCGAGGCCCAGCGCTAATTGCTTTCGACTCAGTTTTAATTCTATCGAAGAAACCCATATTCGCGAGGGAATACGTCAACTCTCCATTCTCGCTAAGAAAATCTTACCGATTAGCAGTGTAGAGTCGACGCGGGGGCAAAGACTAAAGGGTGACGATATTCGCTCAGTGCTTACTCAACACACACTATTGACCAGCGACTGTTTTAAAATTCCCTACACCATCACCTTCCAAGCCGATGGCCGTATGTTTGGCGTTTCAGACCGACCTAATGACCAGGATGAAGGGTATTGGTGGGTAGAAAACGACACCTTATGTTTCCAATGGAAGGAATGGCAGTTTGCCGATATCCGGCGACACCTTTTAATCAAACAGGGGAAAATACTCATGCGATTTGACGCAGAGGGTAACTGCGTCAGTACTGGAGTCTTGCTCTAG